A genomic stretch from Candidatus Nitrososphaera gargensis Ga9.2 includes:
- a CDS encoding acyl-CoA mutase large subunit family protein has product MVAKPAKPTENFKTDSNIPVKRVYNRKDLAKYNSSRRDEEPGKYPFTRGLYPNMYRERVWTMRQYSGFGSAEETNKRFKFLLDHGQTGLSLAFDLPTQTGRDSDDPQSEGEVGRTGVAISSIKDMMTCFDGIPLDKVSTSMTINSTASTLLSLYITVAESQSVPPDQLRGTTQNDILKEYIARNTYIYPPKPSMRLIGDMIEYCSKKVPQWYPISISGYHMREAGCNAVQELAFTFANAIEYIETCISRGMKVDDFAPRLSFFFCCTMEFFEEIAKFRAARRIYAKIMKERFRAKDPKSMHLRFHVQTSGESLTAQQVDNNIVRVTTEALAAVLGGCQSLHTNSRDEALALPTEESVKVALRTQQIIASETGVVKTVDPMAGSYYVEYLTGKIEEEVNKYLKKIDRMGGAMVAVEKGFFQEEIRNNAYQLKKEIDENKRVIVGVNKYQDAHDVEPKLNKIDQEIENRQIARLKELKSSRDRTKVDQALSQLQKAAEKDDENLMPHIINAVKNYSTLGEISSTLRTVFGRYEPKISF; this is encoded by the coding sequence TACAACAGAAAAGACTTGGCGAAATACAATAGTAGCCGCCGCGATGAAGAACCGGGCAAGTACCCGTTCACGCGTGGTCTGTACCCCAACATGTACCGAGAGCGCGTCTGGACAATGCGTCAGTACAGCGGCTTTGGTAGCGCGGAGGAGACCAACAAGCGTTTCAAATTCTTGTTGGACCACGGCCAGACGGGACTGTCGCTTGCGTTCGACCTGCCGACCCAGACGGGCAGGGATTCGGATGACCCACAGTCGGAAGGCGAGGTAGGCAGGACCGGCGTCGCCATCAGCTCTATAAAGGACATGATGACCTGCTTTGACGGGATACCACTTGACAAGGTCAGCACGTCAATGACCATCAATTCTACCGCGTCAACTCTCTTGTCGCTTTACATCACTGTTGCCGAGTCGCAAAGCGTGCCGCCAGATCAGCTGCGCGGGACGACCCAGAACGACATCTTGAAGGAATACATCGCGCGCAACACATACATCTACCCGCCCAAGCCGTCTATGCGGCTTATCGGCGACATGATAGAATACTGCTCAAAGAAGGTGCCCCAATGGTACCCGATCAGCATATCCGGCTACCACATGAGGGAGGCTGGCTGCAACGCCGTACAAGAGCTGGCGTTCACCTTTGCCAACGCGATTGAATACATCGAGACATGCATCTCAAGGGGCATGAAGGTTGACGACTTTGCGCCCCGGCTCTCGTTCTTTTTCTGCTGCACGATGGAGTTCTTTGAAGAGATCGCCAAGTTCAGGGCCGCAAGACGTATCTATGCAAAGATAATGAAGGAAAGGTTCCGCGCAAAGGATCCCAAGTCGATGCACTTGCGCTTCCACGTGCAGACCTCCGGCGAGTCGCTGACTGCGCAGCAGGTCGATAATAACATCGTCAGGGTGACGACAGAGGCGCTGGCCGCGGTGCTTGGTGGGTGCCAGTCGCTGCACACCAATTCAAGGGACGAAGCGCTAGCACTCCCGACCGAAGAGTCTGTCAAGGTGGCGCTCAGAACCCAGCAGATAATCGCAAGCGAAACCGGCGTCGTCAAGACAGTCGACCCTATGGCCGGCTCGTACTATGTCGAATACCTGACGGGCAAGATAGAGGAAGAAGTGAACAAGTACCTCAAAAAGATAGATAGGATGGGCGGCGCGATGGTCGCCGTGGAGAAGGGGTTCTTCCAAGAAGAGATCAGGAACAACGCGTACCAGCTAAAGAAAGAGATCGACGAGAACAAGCGCGTCATTGTAGGGGTCAACAAGTACCAGGACGCGCACGACGTCGAGCCCAAGCTCAACAAGATAGATCAGGAGATAGAGAACAGGCAGATCGCCCGGCTCAAGGAACTCAAAAGCAGCCGCGACAGGACCAAAGTGGATCAGGCGCTGTCGCAGCTGCAAAAGGCCGCAGAGAAGGACGACGAGAACCTGATGCCTCACATAATCAATGCTGTCAAGAACTACAGCACTCTTGGCGAGATAAGCAGCACTCTCAGGACAGTCTTTGGCAGGTACGAGCCCAAGATATCGTTCTAG
- a CDS encoding cation:proton antiporter domain-containing protein, which yields MNHTAPTTSPLPSLFPSLVGGENALGDIVVMDLAVIMVVAAIMLAITFKLKQPMVIGYIIAGMIIGPYTPPFSLVSSIETVSLMAEIGIILLLFTVGTEYPIAKLRSIGGKAIVIALSEALGTFAIGYFVGQQMGMALFDSLFLALSISVTSTVIVMRVLEELGMVREESAYLLLGVAVIEDIIIVSMLAILQSVASTGDLAFQEITVVVGVVLAFIGGVLFLGSRTIPKLVDIMGKTDRYDLILITVLAVAFGLSFIADAIGISVATGAFFAGVLVAESKTQAVAKIITIPLRDMFGAVFFISVGALMDIRLIPSFIVPALILIATSFGAKFGTVFASAKMLGLSKKVSARAGFGLSASGGELALVTAKGGADVGATSAFLLPMIGAMTIITTFLSPYVIRLGWKITKSPEGEPAKGNDNNSNKAKDTETSGAEEK from the coding sequence GTGAACCACACAGCTCCAACAACCTCTCCGTTGCCATCGCTTTTCCCATCCCTTGTTGGCGGAGAGAACGCGCTTGGAGACATTGTGGTAATGGACCTTGCAGTGATCATGGTAGTTGCTGCAATAATGCTTGCCATCACATTCAAGCTAAAGCAGCCAATGGTTATCGGCTACATCATTGCAGGCATGATAATTGGGCCATACACGCCACCGTTCAGCTTGGTCAGCAGCATCGAGACGGTCAGCCTGATGGCAGAAATAGGGATCATTCTGCTCTTGTTCACGGTCGGGACGGAGTACCCGATAGCCAAGCTCCGGTCCATTGGAGGAAAGGCTATTGTCATTGCGCTGTCCGAGGCTTTGGGTACCTTTGCCATCGGCTATTTTGTAGGCCAGCAGATGGGCATGGCGTTATTTGACAGCCTCTTTCTGGCGCTTTCAATATCTGTGACGAGCACCGTAATAGTGATGCGCGTGTTGGAGGAGCTGGGTATGGTAAGGGAGGAGTCGGCGTACCTCCTGCTCGGCGTCGCTGTAATTGAAGATATTATCATAGTATCGATGCTCGCCATTTTGCAGTCTGTGGCTTCGACAGGCGACCTTGCGTTCCAAGAGATCACAGTCGTGGTCGGGGTGGTGCTGGCCTTTATCGGCGGCGTCCTGTTCCTCGGCTCAAGGACGATACCCAAGCTGGTCGACATCATGGGCAAGACGGACCGCTACGACCTTATCCTGATAACAGTGCTGGCAGTCGCGTTCGGGCTGTCGTTCATTGCCGACGCGATCGGGATTTCGGTCGCAACCGGCGCCTTCTTTGCAGGCGTGCTGGTGGCAGAATCAAAAACGCAGGCCGTCGCCAAGATAATCACTATCCCATTGAGGGATATGTTTGGCGCCGTGTTTTTCATATCTGTCGGGGCGCTCATGGACATCAGGCTGATCCCGTCTTTCATTGTCCCTGCCCTGATCCTGATCGCCACTTCCTTTGGAGCCAAGTTCGGAACCGTCTTTGCCTCTGCAAAGATGCTTGGGCTTAGCAAGAAGGTGTCTGCAAGGGCAGGCTTTGGCCTGTCAGCTTCGGGAGGCGAGCTGGCGCTTGTGACGGCCAAGGGAGGAGCAGACGTGGGGGCAACAAGCGCGTTTTTGCTTCCAATGATTGGAGCGATGACAATAATTACGACGTTCTTGTCTCCCTATGTCATCAGGCTGGGGTGGAAAATCACCAAATCGCCGGAAGGCGAGCCGGCGAAAGGCAACGACAACAATAGCAACAAAGCAAAGGATACGGAAACTTCTGGAGCAGAAGAGAAGTAG
- the mce gene encoding methylmalonyl-CoA epimerase — protein MRVDHIAIAVKNVEEALKNYQKILNVDHLEIEEVPNEKVKVAMLMLQDTRIELMEPTAPDSPISKFLQDRGEGIHHIAITADDIEKDVARASANGMKMLGGLRTGSYGRRITFIHPKSLNGVLTEFCEAPPANGKKEE, from the coding sequence ATGAGAGTCGACCACATTGCCATAGCCGTGAAGAACGTGGAAGAGGCGCTCAAAAATTATCAAAAGATACTGAATGTTGACCACCTGGAAATAGAGGAGGTTCCAAATGAAAAGGTCAAGGTCGCGATGCTGATGCTGCAGGACACCAGAATCGAGTTGATGGAGCCGACAGCTCCGGACAGCCCGATATCAAAGTTCCTGCAAGATCGCGGCGAGGGTATACATCACATTGCAATCACGGCAGACGACATCGAAAAGGATGTTGCAAGGGCGTCTGCCAACGGCATGAAGATGCTGGGGGGACTGCGCACGGGCTCGTACGGCCGCAGGATCACTTTTATACACCCCAAGTCGCTCAACGGCGTCCTGACGGAATTCTGCGAAGCGCCGCCAGCAAATGGCAAAAAAGAAGAATAA
- a CDS encoding asparagine synthase C-terminal domain-containing protein, with product MHCEQLVRLLTESVERNCADALLLSGGLDSSILASILHPKYSVAAGFGSDAPDLAHARQVAGKYSGRHVEVVFDQNRMAELVEQVIQVFKTFDPIEIRNSAVALAGMEQAKSDGHSAIMTGDGGDELFAGYNYLARYYSDAQKLDLELRRLWQIMHFSSRKLGEHIGVKVKTPFLDGEFISFAKSIGVSEKVGEHNGKKWGKLILRRCFETTLGDLVWRQKLAQEQGAATGKYQKYVEEMIDDLTFANKAKIAKELDNVTIRSKEHLHYYAIFRSYFPPPKEEEREVDCESRCPECRGCMARDGRFCRTCGAFPVTPSL from the coding sequence TTGCACTGCGAACAGCTTGTCAGGCTGCTGACTGAAAGCGTGGAGCGGAACTGTGCAGACGCGTTGCTGCTCTCAGGCGGGCTTGATAGCAGCATACTGGCAAGCATACTGCATCCAAAATATTCGGTGGCTGCGGGATTTGGCTCTGATGCCCCGGACCTTGCCCACGCAAGGCAGGTTGCGGGAAAATACAGCGGAAGGCACGTCGAAGTCGTATTTGACCAGAACAGGATGGCAGAGCTGGTCGAGCAGGTCATACAGGTCTTCAAGACGTTTGACCCGATAGAGATCAGGAATTCGGCAGTCGCTCTTGCCGGCATGGAGCAAGCAAAAAGCGACGGCCACTCCGCCATAATGACAGGCGACGGGGGCGACGAGCTGTTCGCAGGCTACAACTATCTTGCCCGGTATTACTCTGACGCGCAAAAGCTGGATTTGGAATTGCGCCGGCTCTGGCAGATCATGCATTTTTCGTCAAGAAAGCTGGGCGAGCATATCGGTGTTAAGGTAAAGACCCCTTTCCTTGACGGGGAATTTATATCGTTTGCAAAGTCGATAGGCGTCAGCGAAAAGGTTGGCGAGCATAATGGAAAAAAGTGGGGCAAGCTCATCCTCAGGAGGTGTTTTGAGACTACACTTGGCGACCTTGTTTGGAGGCAAAAGCTTGCGCAGGAGCAGGGAGCGGCCACTGGCAAATATCAAAAATATGTTGAAGAAATGATAGATGACCTGACCTTTGCAAACAAGGCAAAGATAGCAAAAGAGCTGGACAACGTCACGATAAGGAGCAAGGAGCACCTGCACTACTACGCTATTTTCCGAAGCTACTTTCCGCCGCCAAAGGAAGAAGAAAGAGAAGTGGATTGTGAATCGCGCTGCCCGGAATGCCGCGGCTGCATGGCGCGGGACGGTAGGTTCTGCAGGACGTGTGGCGCGTTTCCTGTCACGCCGTCACTTTGA
- a CDS encoding YHS domain-containing protein: MPVDPVCGIEMDQELAVSHEHNGKTYYFCCEGCKRIFVKKPGKYSK; encoded by the coding sequence GTGCCTGTTGATCCTGTCTGCGGGATTGAAATGGACCAAGAGCTCGCAGTGAGCCACGAACACAACGGCAAGACCTACTACTTTTGCTGCGAAGGCTGCAAGAGGATCTTTGTGAAAAAGCCTGGGAAATATTCAAAGTGA
- a CDS encoding ABC transporter ATP-binding protein — protein MNTNNGSDDSVVLKVENIVKIFESAAGRVAALRGVNLSIRKGEFVSIVGPSGSGKSTLLNMIGALDRPTSGRVIINGVDVFSLSDGELATMRNHLIGFIFQSYNLINRTTVLKNVELPAILSGMDGSKMQQRAIKLLDVLGISNKADFKPTSLSGGQQQRVAIARALMNDPAIILADEPTGNLDTKTGNEVFDLLKMLSNKFRRTIVMVTHNPELAEATDRAIYIRDGTVEKEVAYH, from the coding sequence ATGAACACGAATAACGGAAGCGACGATTCGGTCGTTCTCAAGGTTGAAAACATTGTCAAGATATTCGAGTCTGCGGCCGGCAGGGTCGCGGCTCTTCGCGGAGTGAACCTTTCGATAAGGAAGGGCGAGTTCGTCTCTATAGTGGGGCCCTCGGGCAGCGGCAAGTCGACGCTGCTCAACATGATAGGGGCGCTTGACCGGCCCACCTCAGGCAGGGTGATAATAAACGGCGTCGACGTATTTTCGCTTTCAGACGGCGAGCTTGCCACAATGAGGAACCACCTTATCGGCTTTATCTTCCAGTCATACAACCTGATAAACAGGACAACCGTCCTCAAGAATGTCGAGCTCCCTGCCATACTATCTGGCATGGACGGCAGCAAAATGCAACAGCGCGCCATAAAGCTCCTTGACGTCTTGGGCATAAGCAACAAGGCAGACTTCAAGCCCACCAGTCTGAGCGGAGGGCAGCAGCAGAGGGTCGCAATAGCAAGGGCGCTCATGAACGACCCCGCGATAATACTTGCAGACGAGCCGACAGGCAACCTCGACACAAAGACAGGGAATGAAGTGTTCGACCTGCTCAAGATGCTGTCAAACAAGTTCAGGCGCACTATAGTGATGGTGACGCATAACCCCGAGCTTGCAGAAGCAACCGACAGGGCAATCTATATCCGCGACGGCACGGTGGAAAAGGAGGTCGCATACCACTAA
- a CDS encoding COG1361 S-layer family protein has protein sequence MMIVNSTIIFALLASMVLIPVAAYAQEGGPSREDIISAYYSGPVYLDSYWTSGLNSSESTTELDVAPGDGASTLAVVLINRGPSDISGITGQLTLPSGFQATGKPAGSLATATFNQIVKVGNTFTLFFDVDVLDTASIGEHTAQLSVDYSRFFETGVPRNASMDVPFRVTGKAIINVSGISSGDGDASNQIVAGKIEDYNISVANKGTAPITNVVVTLVSPSESVKILGNSKWTIQSIGEDSQVDLPTRVFAANSLIGNPASFDVTVEYSSNGQSNTETFTLGIYIAGEISIRAYDLAINYIGGTPNIVGSLLNEGNTVALFTTIEVTGAENLVSDLPPQQYIGDLEENSPLPFSIPINVNSRAGAGTYAISLKVSYKDDLRETHMLDVNSEVQFAPEQPADESSQGPDIASISLMPVGIGVAAAAAIAGVTVARRRKKSALKRTFQAGKADDDDIESVLDSHSSKQDRK, from the coding sequence ATGATGATTGTGAATTCAACGATAATTTTTGCGCTGCTTGCCAGCATGGTCTTGATCCCTGTTGCGGCATACGCACAGGAAGGTGGCCCAAGCAGAGAAGACATCATTTCAGCCTACTATAGTGGGCCGGTTTATCTTGACTCGTACTGGACATCAGGCTTGAATTCGAGTGAGAGCACCACGGAGTTGGACGTTGCTCCCGGCGACGGCGCTTCCACCCTTGCAGTTGTCCTGATAAACAGGGGTCCGTCAGACATCTCTGGAATCACAGGCCAGCTGACGCTTCCAAGTGGCTTTCAGGCAACCGGCAAGCCAGCCGGAAGTCTTGCAACTGCCACCTTCAACCAGATTGTAAAAGTGGGAAACACGTTTACGCTCTTTTTTGATGTGGACGTGCTTGACACCGCAAGCATAGGAGAACATACTGCACAGCTATCTGTAGATTATTCAAGGTTCTTTGAGACAGGGGTGCCAAGAAACGCGAGTATGGACGTCCCGTTCAGGGTGACAGGCAAGGCTATCATAAATGTGAGCGGGATTTCTTCTGGAGATGGGGACGCAAGCAACCAGATAGTTGCCGGCAAGATTGAGGATTACAATATCAGTGTGGCAAACAAGGGAACGGCTCCGATAACAAACGTTGTTGTGACCTTGGTGTCGCCGTCTGAATCCGTAAAGATCCTAGGCAATTCGAAATGGACGATCCAGAGTATCGGGGAAGACTCACAGGTCGACCTGCCTACAAGGGTGTTTGCCGCAAATTCGCTGATTGGAAATCCTGCTTCTTTTGACGTGACTGTTGAATATTCGTCGAACGGGCAGTCAAACACTGAAACGTTCACGCTCGGGATCTACATCGCAGGCGAGATCAGCATCAGGGCTTATGACCTTGCAATCAACTACATCGGGGGCACGCCCAACATCGTCGGGAGCCTCCTGAACGAGGGCAACACGGTGGCACTCTTTACAACGATCGAGGTCACAGGCGCAGAGAATCTTGTGTCAGACCTGCCGCCCCAGCAATACATAGGCGACTTGGAAGAGAACTCGCCCCTGCCTTTCAGCATTCCAATAAACGTCAACAGCAGGGCCGGCGCTGGCACGTACGCTATTTCGCTCAAGGTAAGTTACAAGGACGACCTCCGGGAGACCCATATGCTTGACGTCAATTCAGAAGTGCAGTTTGCGCCCGAGCAGCCTGCCGACGAGTCCTCGCAAGGCCCGGACATAGCAAGCATAAGCCTGATGCCTGTGGGCATTGGCGTGGCGGCTGCCGCGGCGATAGCAGGCGTGACGGTCGCCAGAAGGAGAAAAAAGAGCGCCCTCAAGCGCACTTTTCAGGCGGGCAAGGCCGATGACGACGACATCGAGTCTGTGCTTGACAGCCATAGTAGTAAGCAAGATCGCAAATGA
- a CDS encoding ABC transporter permease, translating to MNIFQIFSLSFDALKERKVRSALTVLMVVVGSALMTALNGLGAGFGAFIDDQFSQLAPNILFVTSAQQSSQGPIGGGPPPAPKITLNEAVVSRIRSLPFVDDVIQSYQGQITLQSRGKSVDTTVFSIDPQKLYVIAPTIKFVEGSSIRQNDPSAIILSDRVANPPGDDVPFATIGQSLRVTYTFVDPDTGKQEEESKSFVVSGIMKPTGNPTIDNAVVFNRVSGDALLNKAGKYDALLVAAEDGDHVAIVEEEIRKLYGNDIGITTPEAILETIQQFTSGFTSFILSIALVALLVGGVGIITTLYTSVMERIREIGTMKAIGAQNGFILSLFLAEAMTIGIFGATLGMALGIVGGYVLVASFAQGPDASGLTPVFLPTDLAYVWALSVGLSILAGSYPAWKASRLPPIVALRRE from the coding sequence ATGAACATTTTTCAGATTTTTTCACTGTCCTTTGACGCGCTGAAGGAGCGGAAGGTCAGGTCGGCACTGACGGTGCTGATGGTGGTTGTCGGGAGTGCTTTGATGACTGCCCTCAATGGCCTTGGTGCCGGCTTTGGCGCGTTCATTGACGACCAGTTTTCCCAGCTTGCACCAAACATTCTGTTCGTGACGAGCGCGCAGCAGAGCAGCCAAGGGCCGATAGGAGGAGGGCCTCCGCCTGCGCCCAAGATAACGCTCAACGAGGCAGTGGTCAGCAGGATAAGGTCGCTCCCATTCGTGGACGATGTCATACAGTCGTACCAGGGCCAGATCACGCTCCAGTCAAGGGGCAAGTCTGTCGATACCACCGTGTTTTCAATAGACCCGCAAAAGCTCTACGTCATTGCGCCCACTATTAAATTCGTAGAGGGCTCAAGCATCAGGCAGAACGATCCCTCTGCGATAATCCTATCAGACAGAGTGGCAAACCCGCCCGGCGACGACGTGCCATTTGCGACGATAGGTCAGTCGCTCCGCGTGACATATACATTTGTAGACCCTGACACGGGCAAGCAGGAAGAAGAATCGAAAAGCTTTGTGGTCAGTGGCATAATGAAGCCCACAGGCAATCCGACCATAGACAATGCAGTCGTATTCAACAGGGTGTCAGGTGACGCGCTCTTGAATAAGGCCGGCAAGTACGACGCACTCTTGGTTGCAGCAGAAGACGGCGACCACGTGGCAATAGTGGAAGAGGAGATAAGGAAGCTTTACGGCAACGATATCGGGATCACCACGCCGGAGGCAATCCTTGAGACCATCCAACAGTTTACGTCGGGCTTTACCTCTTTTATCCTGAGCATCGCGCTTGTCGCCCTGCTAGTGGGGGGCGTCGGCATCATTACCACGCTCTACACGTCGGTCATGGAGAGGATAAGGGAGATCGGCACCATGAAAGCGATCGGAGCGCAGAACGGCTTCATCCTTTCGCTGTTCCTTGCAGAGGCCATGACCATAGGCATCTTTGGCGCGACACTCGGAATGGCGCTTGGCATAGTAGGAGGATACGTGCTTGTGGCAAGCTTTGCTCAGGGCCCGGACGCTTCAGGACTCACGCCTGTCTTCCTGCCGACAGACTTGGCTTATGTGTGGGCGCTCTCAGTGGGGCTTTCAATCCTCGCAGGCAGCTACCCCGCGTGGAAGGCGTCGAGGCTGCCGCCGATAGTGGCGCTCAGAAGAGAATAA
- a CDS encoding dienelactone hydrolase family protein, which produces MDANGITNQIYIYEGVGHAFANPSGDNYAPEETADAWNKTLAFLSKYV; this is translated from the coding sequence CTGGACGCCAACGGCATCACAAACCAGATCTACATCTACGAAGGGGTCGGGCACGCATTCGCAAACCCATCAGGCGACAACTATGCGCCAGAAGAAACAGCTGATGCATGGAACAAGACGCTGGCGTTTCTGAGCAAGTATGTGTAG
- a CDS encoding methane monooxygenase/ammonia monooxygenase subunit C: protein MAQMPALIPKEVEIQRLKKIYIMVIMLGSIAASVEVDNFVDGSLHQTAIRDSAFTPAHWWLYSHFVALPLGWGFVAMYDRRVPILRGPGNSMNTGLKLTIIGYLATMFTIGVNEMWHFWFVEEIFAVPNHWMFNMGVVVAFMGALAYVVRVYARLVELGAETPAKNPYVAEMYKLALEGKLYSRSIP, encoded by the coding sequence ATGGCTCAAATGCCAGCACTGATACCAAAGGAAGTCGAAATCCAGAGGCTGAAAAAGATCTACATAATGGTCATCATGCTGGGTTCAATTGCAGCCTCAGTAGAGGTCGACAACTTTGTTGACGGCTCACTGCACCAGACGGCAATCAGAGACTCCGCATTCACGCCAGCCCACTGGTGGCTGTACAGCCACTTTGTGGCACTCCCGCTTGGATGGGGCTTTGTAGCAATGTACGACAGAAGAGTACCAATCCTCAGGGGTCCAGGCAACTCAATGAACACCGGTCTGAAGCTGACCATCATTGGCTACCTAGCCACGATGTTCACAATCGGTGTCAACGAGATGTGGCACTTCTGGTTCGTCGAAGAAATCTTCGCAGTTCCTAACCACTGGATGTTCAACATGGGTGTCGTCGTGGCATTCATGGGTGCTCTGGCATACGTAGTCAGAGTGTATGCCAGACTGGTGGAGCTGGGTGCAGAAACACCTGCAAAGAACCCGTACGTGGCCGAGATGTACAAGCTAGCACTGGAAGGCAAGCTGTACAGCAGATCCATCCCATAA
- a CDS encoding metallophosphoesterase family protein → MAALQIVQLSDIHIGSLFVQNVFDTVVDEVNKLKPDAIIVTGDLTDEGLLFQFERARNELKRFTCPNVIVVAGNHDYRHTGYLLFKKFFPSKQIYEFDDAIVLTLGTARPDRDEGEVGYRQNQWMEKTLTKLPETKPKIVAMHHHLIGIPDTGTDKIIILDAGDTLRTCLQSGVDLVLCGHKHRPWVWNLGRLEIAYAGTTSSSRFRGFFENCYNIIDIEMGKKPRVDIKIVGKKRFPLAELVERYKPFLEQA, encoded by the coding sequence ATGGCGGCTTTGCAAATAGTCCAGCTATCAGACATACACATCGGCAGCCTCTTTGTCCAGAACGTTTTTGACACCGTGGTTGACGAGGTCAACAAGCTCAAGCCCGACGCGATCATTGTCACCGGGGACCTGACGGACGAAGGGTTGCTCTTCCAGTTTGAAAGGGCGAGGAACGAGCTCAAGCGCTTTACGTGTCCAAACGTCATAGTAGTCGCAGGCAACCACGACTACAGGCACACCGGCTACCTGCTGTTCAAAAAGTTCTTCCCATCAAAGCAGATCTACGAGTTTGACGACGCAATCGTGCTCACGCTGGGCACCGCCCGGCCTGACAGGGACGAGGGCGAAGTAGGCTACAGGCAGAACCAGTGGATGGAAAAGACTCTTACTAAATTGCCAGAGACCAAGCCCAAGATAGTGGCGATGCACCACCACCTGATAGGCATACCGGACACGGGCACTGACAAGATCATCATCCTTGACGCCGGCGACACGCTGCGGACGTGCCTGCAGTCAGGGGTGGATCTGGTGCTGTGCGGCCACAAGCACAGGCCGTGGGTGTGGAACCTTGGCCGACTGGAAATCGCGTACGCCGGCACGACGTCATCGTCAAGGTTCCGGGGCTTTTTTGAAAACTGCTACAATATCATTGACATAGAAATGGGGAAAAAGCCGCGCGTCGACATCAAGATAGTGGGCAAGAAGCGCTTTCCACTTGCTGAGCTTGTCGAGCGCTACAAGCCATTCCTAGAGCAGGCATAG